The Microbacterium sp. zg-Y1090 sequence AAAGCCCGAGAGTGGGCGATGTGTCGGAGCAGCGGTTGCGCGTTGTGGGCGCATGCCGCAATGCTCGGGGGCCGGCCGCGGCGCTCAGATCAAAGGCGCGGCTCGAGCCCGGCGTGGGGTCGTGGTGTCAACGACACATTCGGCAACACATGACAGCGCGGCCGGGCATCATCATGCCGGCAGTCCCGTTCGCCTCCCAGGCGGACAGAGAGCGTGCGTTGTCAGTCATGAGGCCGATTATGACCCACCGAGTCGGAAAGCGTCAAACCGCTCGGACGCCCCGCCCTGCAGATGACGAAATGTGACAGATTGCTCAGCGTCCGCGCACCGGCGACATCTGGCTGGAGTCGGCCGGTGCCGATAGCCCGCCCGCCCCGCCGCATCCGGGTGCTCGTGACGTCCGGCTCCGGCACGTCGCGACGGGCCGCGCAGCTCTCGGCCGAGCTCGGGCTGCCGCGGCCGCCCGCGCGGCGGAAGGGTGGTCGATCGTGCACCTCCGCGGTCAGCGCGCCGTCGACCGCCGGCTCGCCGACGTCGTCGCGGCATCCCGGCCGCGCTGACGCTTCCCGAACCGCCCCCGGCCTCGGCCCCCGGCCTGTCACACGGGCGTAGCCTGGCGGCATGAAGGACCTGCGCTTCGAGAATCAGACCGACGCGTCCCGATGGGCCCTGCTGCGCGGCGATGAGCTGCTCAGCGTGCTGGACTACCGCGACGACGGCAGCACCATCGCCATGACCCGCGCCTACACGGTGCCCCCGCACCGCGGCCACGGCTACGCGGGCGAGGTCGTCTCGCGCGCCGTCGCCGAGCTGGAGGCCCGCGGCGACCGCACGGTCATCCCGGTCTGCTGGTACGTCGCGGACTGGTTCGACGAGAACCCGGCGCACCGCGGCATCCTGCGCACGCCCCACCCCGCCTGAGCCTCCCGCGCTCCCTACGCGCGGCGGACGCGTTCGTCAAGCCCGCGACGGCCCCCGACCTGACGCCGCAGAGTGGGGGGCAGACGAGAGGAGCGCATCATGACCGACAACCCGGATCGCACGTTGCCCGAGGGAGTGATCGACGCCGACCCGCCCGGTGGCTGGGAGGGCATCGATGACATCGAGTCCCGTGAGCGCAACGCGGATGCCGTCGGCTCGCCCAATCTGACCGACGCGCCCGTCGACGTGGGCGATGTCGAGTCGCCCGAGCCGTCCCGCGGCGCCGACCCCGACCTGGGAGTGGAGGAATCATGACCGAGCGCGAGAACGAGTTCGAGAACACCGGGGGCAACCACCCCGATCAGGGCGGAGCGGATGCCGAGGCGATGCAGCGCACAGCCGCAGCCAGCCCGGCCGACCGCGACCCCGCCAACCCGGTGACCGGTCCCGAGGGCGACTCCACGGCCGCTGCGCCGTCGCAGGGCACCGTCACCGACGCCGAGCGCGAGGCTGAGCCGGTCGACGGCTCGGCGGCTCCTGCCGCGGACCCCACGCACGAGGCGGTCGGCATCGGCGTGCCCGACGTGCCCGACCACCACGGTCAGGACGAGGGGCGCGACACCCTCACGGCCAGCCAATCCCAGCGTGATCTCTCCGGCGCGCAGGAGCAGCGCCTGCCGGCGATGGCGCAGAACAACGCCTCCGAGGTCGACAAGGTCGCGGGCATCGTGGCGCAGACGCGCAACGACCTCGGCACCGAGCCCCACGATCGCATCGTCGAGGTGCTGCACCAGCGCCTCGAGCAGTCCGGCATCCAACTGCCCGACAACGAGGTCTCGGAGCTGGCACGTCAGGTCTCGACGGGCTGAATCCCCACGTTGGCGAGGATCTCGCGGGAGGCCGGCGCCGCGTCGCGGATCATCGTCTCGTGCCCGTGACCGGGCACCTCGACCAGTCGTGCGCGCAACGCCGTCGCCACCTGACGACACCAGGCGCGCGGGCACACGACGTCCTTCTCGCCGCGGATGACGAGGGCCGGCACGTCGATGCGCGGGTACGCCAGCTCCGGGCGGTGCGTGAGCATCGCCCGGGTCTTGCGGCGGAGGTTCGGACCCGCGCGCACATACTCCCGCGCGCCCAGCGCGAGCACCTTGGGGCTCTCGATCACCAGGTCCAGGGCGAGCCGGCCGAGCTGCGGCAGCGCGCCCCGCGCGGCGGGATCCACCGTGGGCGCCACCAGCACGATGCGGTCGACCTGATCGGGATGCCGCGCCGCCAATTCCGCGACGACCTGCGTGCCCATGGAGTGGCCGATCGCGATCGTCTCTCCCGGCGTCACGTCGTAGGCCCGCAGGTAGGCGGCGAGCAGGTCGGCGAGGCGTTCGATCGAGGGCACCCGGGGCGGCTCCGCGGCGGCGCCGTACCCCGGCAGGTCCACCGCGAGCACGCGGCCGTGCGGCTCGAGCCGGCCGACGAGGTCGACGAAGACACGTCGGCCCATGCCGATGCCATGCACCAGCAGGAACGTGCGCGGACCCGAGCCGGTCTCCTCGACGACGAGTTCTGCACCGTCATGGGTGAAGCGTGTGAGGGCGTCGCCGGGGTCGTCGGATGCGGTGTCCACCGTCCGAGACTAGGGTCTGGCCAGGGCGGCATCCTGAGCGTACGGTGACCGCATGTGCCGCAACATCCACACGCTCCACAACTTCGAGCCCGCCGCCACCGACGATGAGGTGCGCGCTGCGGCGCTGCAGTACGTGCGCAAGATCTCGGGCGTCACCAAGCCTTCCCGGGCCAATGCGGCGGCGTTCGACCGGGCCGTGGACGAGATCGAGCACGCCACGCGCCACCTGCTGGCGGACCTCGTCGCCGTGGCGCCCCCGAAGAACCGCGAGGAGGAGGCGGCGAAGGCTCGCGCCCGTGCCGAGAAGTCCGGGCGCTACTCGCCCCGCGTCGCCTGAGGCCGCCGCCGGCGCGGCCGCGGCGC is a genomic window containing:
- a CDS encoding GNAT family N-acetyltransferase is translated as MKDLRFENQTDASRWALLRGDELLSVLDYRDDGSTIAMTRAYTVPPHRGHGYAGEVVSRAVAELEARGDRTVIPVCWYVADWFDENPAHRGILRTPHPA
- a CDS encoding alpha/beta fold hydrolase, with amino-acid sequence MDTASDDPGDALTRFTHDGAELVVEETGSGPRTFLLVHGIGMGRRVFVDLVGRLEPHGRVLAVDLPGYGAAAEPPRVPSIERLADLLAAYLRAYDVTPGETIAIGHSMGTQVVAELAARHPDQVDRIVLVAPTVDPAARGALPQLGRLALDLVIESPKVLALGAREYVRAGPNLRRKTRAMLTHRPELAYPRIDVPALVIRGEKDVVCPRAWCRQVATALRARLVEVPGHGHETMIRDAAPASREILANVGIQPVET
- a CDS encoding DUF2277 domain-containing protein, which produces MCRNIHTLHNFEPAATDDEVRAAALQYVRKISGVTKPSRANAAAFDRAVDEIEHATRHLLADLVAVAPPKNREEEAAKARARAEKSGRYSPRVA